In Pongo pygmaeus isolate AG05252 chromosome 13, NHGRI_mPonPyg2-v2.0_pri, whole genome shotgun sequence, one genomic interval encodes:
- the LOC129027276 gene encoding protein FRG2-like-2 isoform X1, with protein MGKGNEDPDLHCSSIQCSTDQPPFQQISFTEKGSDEKKPFKGKGKTAFSHSSEKHIQRQAESEPNPNKENSEETKLKAGNSTAGSEPESSSYRENCRKRKISSKDSCQDRAGNCPEEECSLTLNKKSRSSTAVHNSEIQETCDVHHRGRSRVRTGRREQHRSRALGVQTPSLRKSLVTSVRAMSEAVYQDLAQVWAQQIHSPLTCEQRILLTQLRGPLCAQVQTLYSMATQAPYVFPAESWLVPATLPGPGDTALEREIHPSLGRR; from the exons atgggaaagggaaatgaagacCCCGATCTCCACTGCTCCTCCATCCAGTGCTCCACTGACCAGCCCCCTTTCCAACAGATCTCCTTTACAGAAAAGGGCTCAGATGAGAAGAAACCATTCAAAGGAAAAGGCAAGACCGCCTTCTCCCATTCCAGTGAGAAGCACATACAAAGGCAAG CAGAATCAGAGCCCAATCCAAACAAGGAGAATTCTGAGGAAACCAAGCTCAAGGCCGGGAACAGCACTGCTGGATCAG AACCAGAGTCCAGCTCATACCGGGAAaactgcaggaaaagaaaaatcagttccAAGGACAGCTGCCAAGACAGAGCAG GTAACTGTCCAGAAGAGGAGTGCAGCTTGACGTTGAATAAAAAATCAAGATCCTCCACCGCTGTGCACAACAGTGAAATCCAGGAGACCTGTGATGTCCACCATAGGGGACGTTCCAGGGTTCGCACTGGGCGCAGGGAGCAGCATAGGTCTCGGGCCCTAGGAGTCCAAACACCGTCACTTCGAAAAAGCTTGGTGACCTCTGTGCGAGCTATGTCAGAGGCTGTTTACCAAGACCTAGCCCAGGTGTGGGCACAGCAGATCCATTCTCCACTGACCTGTGAGCAGCGGATACTGCTCACTCAGCTCCGGGGGCCTCTGTGTGCCCAGGTGCAGACCTTGTATTCCATGGCCACCCAGGCACCTTATGTCTTCCCTGCTGAGAGCTGGCTTGTCCCAGCCACACTGCCTGGCCCTGGGGATACAGCCTTGGAGAGAGAAATCCATCCTTCCCTGGGCAGGAGATAA
- the LOC129027276 gene encoding protein FRG2-like-1 isoform X2, with protein sequence MGKGNEDPDLHCSSIQCSTDQPPFQQISFTEKGSDEKKPFKGKGKTAFSHSSEKHIQRQESEPNPNKENSEETKLKAGNSTAGSEPESSSYRENCRKRKISSKDSCQDRAGNCPEEECSLTLNKKSRSSTAVHNSEIQETCDVHHRGRSRVRTGRREQHRSRALGVQTPSLRKSLVTSVRAMSEAVYQDLAQVWAQQIHSPLTCEQRILLTQLRGPLCAQVQTLYSMATQAPYVFPAESWLVPATLPGPGDTALEREIHPSLGRR encoded by the exons atgggaaagggaaatgaagacCCCGATCTCCACTGCTCCTCCATCCAGTGCTCCACTGACCAGCCCCCTTTCCAACAGATCTCCTTTACAGAAAAGGGCTCAGATGAGAAGAAACCATTCAAAGGAAAAGGCAAGACCGCCTTCTCCCATTCCAGTGAGAAGCACATACAAAGGCAAG AATCAGAGCCCAATCCAAACAAGGAGAATTCTGAGGAAACCAAGCTCAAGGCCGGGAACAGCACTGCTGGATCAG AACCAGAGTCCAGCTCATACCGGGAAaactgcaggaaaagaaaaatcagttccAAGGACAGCTGCCAAGACAGAGCAG GTAACTGTCCAGAAGAGGAGTGCAGCTTGACGTTGAATAAAAAATCAAGATCCTCCACCGCTGTGCACAACAGTGAAATCCAGGAGACCTGTGATGTCCACCATAGGGGACGTTCCAGGGTTCGCACTGGGCGCAGGGAGCAGCATAGGTCTCGGGCCCTAGGAGTCCAAACACCGTCACTTCGAAAAAGCTTGGTGACCTCTGTGCGAGCTATGTCAGAGGCTGTTTACCAAGACCTAGCCCAGGTGTGGGCACAGCAGATCCATTCTCCACTGACCTGTGAGCAGCGGATACTGCTCACTCAGCTCCGGGGGCCTCTGTGTGCCCAGGTGCAGACCTTGTATTCCATGGCCACCCAGGCACCTTATGTCTTCCCTGCTGAGAGCTGGCTTGTCCCAGCCACACTGCCTGGCCCTGGGGATACAGCCTTGGAGAGAGAAATCCATCCTTCCCTGGGCAGGAGATAA